Genomic window (Armatimonadota bacterium):
CAATGAGCGTGTCTTCATCGGTCATCAGCTCAGAGGCCTGTGACTCAAGCTCTTTGAGATCGACCGTCCGCTCCAAGACTTCTTCGAAGATCGTGACGAACTTGTCGAAGTAGTGGAGGTACGCCTCAAGCGGCTCCTCCATACGCTGCTTCTTGAAGACCTCAATGGCCTGCTGACGCTCATTCTCAAGCGTTTCCTTCGTCCATCGGGGCGGCGCAATCATGCAGTTTGCTGGATGAGCACCTTTGGAGTCGGTACAAGGAGCCGCTCCATTTCGCGTGGCTCAAACTTGGTGAGGCCGCCAGCGTACGTGCGTCCCATTGCAGCATCGATGTTTCTGGACAGGAATCGGACGAGCCCCCGTATTACATGGTCGGAGAGGGATTCGCGAGGATAGAGCCCATGCGCGATGTTGATGTGCCGAGCCTCCGCTCGATTGATCACAAAGCCCGGAGATCGTCTAGCCATATACGTGGCCAGGATTGGTGCGGGCTTCCGAAGACGAACGGCCCACCACGACTTTCTGTTTTGAGCGACGTACCCCTGATCACCACCGAGCTCCCGGGCTACCGTGAGAAAACGGTCGACCAGCTTTCGATCGGTTTTGTCAAGGATGTCTAGATCATCGGGGAGATCGATCACGCGCTTCAGAACCGAGGCGTCGGCAAGTTCTTCGCCGAGTGCAAGAATCTCTCTCGCCCGCGTAACTGTCGGCTGAAGCACCGCTTCAGGAAGAAAGGAGCTGTGCTCTCCAGCAATCCATACGTGGTTCGCCCCTGTAACTGTCCCCCTGTGCACCCGGCAGAGTTCGCCAAGCTCGACATAGTCCTCAGGCACGATCTGTGCAGTTCGCGTGAGGTGTGACCACCTCGGCTCCGACTCCAACCGCTCGCGCCGCACCGCTCGGGTGTGCTTCGGTGTGAGCAGTTCGTCAAGTGCCTTCACGCGGGTCAGCATGATGCGGGGTGCCCTTGATCCGACCTTGAAGTAAGTGACCGCACCAGTAACGGCCGCATCGGGGAACGGTTGAGCAGTCGGATCAACGACCACGATGCCCTGCCCTCCGAGCCTGTTGAGAAAGAGCTCTCTCACAAGGCTGCCGTAGTTCACGTCCAACCATTCTGAAGCGGTGATGTAGGCTCCGTAGTCACCTTCCTTGGCGGTGAGAGCCGTAGCCAGGAAAAAGTGAACGTGGAGCCCCGCCAGCTGGCTCGCTCGGATCCCCAGGTTCTCTGCTTGAGAAGATAGCCATCCCTTCCACTCGGGCTCAATGCCGTGGTGACGCACGTAGGGAGGGTTTCCAAGATACACGGACGTGCCTGTTACTCCTGGCAAGGAAACCGAGCGGAAGTCTTGCAGGTGGACTTCGGAGCGCTTGCCAAGTCCCGCCGCGGCCAGCGTTCCACGAGCAACGATCGAAGCCACGGGGTCAATTTCCACGCCCACTAGCCGTGCGTCAGCGATCTTTGACCCCGCAACACGGAGGTAGCGACCCGAACCGCAACCAGGGTCGATAATCCGCTGGGGTGCGCCCTGACTTGCGGCCCACGTAGCCATTGCTTCAACAATGGCCTCAGGCGTATACGTCGCTCCCAAGGCGCGTCGGGTCTGGCTCGATCGAAGCGA
Coding sequences:
- a CDS encoding N-6 DNA methylase translates to MFDQWSEETLIGVALRLGARSVAGWHAQEEALAQTAHDVPSMKVEEVEAAILAGQDVLGEAFLSLRSSQTRRALGATYTPEAIVEAMATWAASQGAPQRIIDPGCGSGRYLRVAGSKIADARLVGVEIDPVASIVARGTLAAAGLGKRSEVHLQDFRSVSLPGVTGTSVYLGNPPYVRHHGIEPEWKGWLSSQAENLGIRASQLAGLHVHFFLATALTAKEGDYGAYITASEWLDVNYGSLVRELFLNRLGGQGIVVVDPTAQPFPDAAVTGAVTYFKVGSRAPRIMLTRVKALDELLTPKHTRAVRRERLESEPRWSHLTRTAQIVPEDYVELGELCRVHRGTVTGANHVWIAGEHSSFLPEAVLQPTVTRAREILALGEELADASVLKRVIDLPDDLDILDKTDRKLVDRFLTVARELGGDQGYVAQNRKSWWAVRLRKPAPILATYMARRSPGFVINRAEARHINIAHGLYPRESLSDHVIRGLVRFLSRNIDAAMGRTYAGGLTKFEPREMERLLVPTPKVLIQQTA